GTGTTCGGAGGCCAGGACGAGACGCAACCTGCGGGCGAACGGACTGTGGTCGGGCGCCGCCGTGTCCACGACCACGGCCGAGAGCTCCGAATCGTGGGTCCACGAGCGGCGGCTGAAATTGTCGGACCCGACCGTGCACCAGGTGTCGTCGACCACGCACACCTTGGCGTGCACGTAGACCGGGGTGCCCTGCAGGTTCTCCGGAGCGTAGAAGGCCACCCGGCCGGGGGCCGCCGCCGCGAGCCTGCCCATCGCGCGCTGCCGTCCCAGGAGCTGAGGGATCCGCGAGAGCAGGTTGTCACTGTCCGTCCACCGGGGCATCACGACGATCATGTGCAACCCCTCGTCCCGCTGGAGGCACTCCACGAAGGAGTCGGCGATGGCGCGCGACCACAGGTACTGGTCCTCGACGTAGATCAGGTGACGCGCCCGCTCGAACGCCTTCGCGTACCCGCGGGCGATGCTGCGCTCTCCCCGACGGGCGAACGGGTAGGCCTCCCGCACACCTCGGCCCGCGTAGGTGCGGAGCAGTTGCACGACATGAGTACCCCCCGGCACCGCTGGCGGCGGCGGAGCCTGCTCGGGCAGCGATTCGGCGTGCACGTCCACGTGGTCGCGGTCCGCACGATGTCTGCGGGGGGAGTACGTCAGCGGCGTGGGGTCCTCCCACCGCTCTCGGAATGCCGTCTCGGCGTCGTAGACGGCCGGGCCCGAGATCGCACACTGGACGTCGTGCCAGGGCGGCGTCGGCCCGTACACGTCGGACATCGCCTGGGCCTGCGGGTCGCCGAGGTGACGGGCGTCGTCCCTGCGCGAGTGGGACAGGTCGATCCCGCCCACGTAGGCCACGTCCCGCTCCGGAGCCCCCGCATGGCGGATCACCACCAACTTCTGGTGGTGCGACCCGCGCGGCGGCACGCGCATGTCCAACAGGACGTTGCCGCCCCGGTCATCGACCTTCCGTCCGAGCTCCCTGTTCTCCTCGTGCGAGAACTCGTCCATCCCCGAGTGCGACCGCCACACGAGTCCGTGCACGGCCACCCCGCGGTCGACCGCCCGCCGCAGTACCACCGAGACCTCGCTGCCGGGTTCACCGGTCAGCTGCTCGTCGGCGTCACCCCGCCAGTCGGTGAACAGGATCAGGTCACCCTCCCCGGTGGCCTCGATCTTCTCGTGGAGCTCGGAGAAGTACGTGGACCCGTGTACCAGGGGGCGCACCTCGTTGCCCTCCGACCAGGCCCTATCTCCGGGATGGCGGGAATCCAGACGGGTGTCGGGGTTGCCCCGCTCGTGCGCGGAGAGCAACCACTCGGTGAAGGCCATGTGTTCGGACGCTACAGAATCTGCTTCCCGGATCAGCAATACTCTCCCCATGACCCCACCCGAGCCGTTCCCCACCGACTGGACCCGCTGCCTGGTGCTGGTAGCGCATCCCGACGATCCCGAATACGGCATGTCCGCGGCGGTGGCCCGCTGGACCACGGAGGGCCGGCACGTGGTGTACGTCCTGGCCTCGAGCGGCGAGGCGGGCATCGAGGGGATGCCGCCCTCCATCGCCGGGCCCGTCCGTGAGGAGGAGCAGCGCCGGTCCTCGGCCATCGTCGGGGTCGACGAGGTGGAGTTCCTCGGCTTCCCCGACAGCAGGATCGTCAACGACGCGTCGCTCCGTGACGCCGTGGCCGATTCGATCCGCCGCCACCGCCCGGACATCGTGATCTCTCTGTACTCCGGACCCGAGTGGGCACCCGGCGCCCCAAACCAGAGCGATCACATGGAGTTCGGTGTCGCGGTGGGCGCAGCCTACGACGACCTGGTGGCCGCCGTCGGCGTGGACGCGGCCGAGGGCCGTCCGAAGATGTGGTTCGAGAGCTCGCCGGAGCCCACCCACTACGTGGACGTCGAGGGCTTCGTCGAGCCGGCCGTCGAGGCGCTGGCCGAGCACAAGGAGTACCTCTCCGTCCTTGACCCCGGGACCCCGGTGCGCGAGCAGGCCCGCCGGCAGGTCGAGAGCGTGTGTGCACCCCGCGAGGACCTGGCCGGAACCCGACACGTGGTGAGCTTCCGGCGGATGCGGCCCTGAGCCGGGATCAGGCGGGCGCGCCCGGCTGCCCGAGTGGTGCGTAGTACCCCTCCGGGATTGGCCGCAGGCGCTCGACGATCTCGTCCGCCCACTCCGCGTGGGGCGAGGACACGGTGCCGTCACCCGGGAGGCCGATATACGTGAGCCAGTAGCGCTGCCCACCCTCCCCGACGACCGCGGAGTACACCAGTGCACCCTCCGGACCGATGAGGTCCTGCTGGACGGCGGGGAGCACGCGGAACGACACGGACCAGCCGTCGCCGACGCGGGTGGTGATCTCCTCCGCCCGCTCCTCGACCGGCTGCCCCGGAACGGGGAGTAGGAACTGTCCCATTCCGCTGGCCAGCGTGATCGCCGCCTGTCGATTATCCGGATTGCCCGGGTCGAACAGGTCCTCGGTGAGCGCGCCCGCCAGCACGACCCCCTCCGATCGGCCGGCCTCCCCGCCCCCGGCCTCGCCGCCCCCGACCGGGGTCAGGGCGGTGGTGCCGAAGACCAACTCGCCCGATTCGGCCCCCCAGCCCTCGGGGACGCGGATGACGAGGCCGGAGTAGGGATCGTCGTGATCAGAACCGGCCGCCACCTGGGTCTTGGGTGACAGCGTGCGGGCACCAGGACTGTAGGTCGCCGAGGAGACGACCACCGTCAGGACCGCCGCGGCCACCGCGAGAACGGCCACCAGCGCCACCATGAGAAGGGTCCGGTTCCGGCCGGACGACGGGGTGTGCCGTGCGTTCATGCGCCCTGAGTTCATTGGCCCAGCGTAGGCGGGCGGGTCACGCGCAACGTGATGTTGACCCGCCCCGGTTCGGCGCCGAGCACCTCGCGGCACCACGCCGGAGCGGTGCCGTCGACCACCTTGGGCACTCCGTGGAACGCCAGTCTCGACGGGCCGCCGAACACCACGAGGTCGCCGGACTCCAGCCGCACGTCGGTGTACGGGCGGCCGCGGTGCTGTGGGGTACCGAAGCGGAAGGTGCAGGCGTCGCCGAGGCTCAGCGAGACCACCGGTGCCGAGCTGGCCTCGTCACGGTCCTGGTGCATCCCCATCGTGGCGCCACGACCGTAGAGGTTCACGAGTGCCGCATCGGGGGTGTACGCCGGTTCGCGCAGCGACGGGTCCACCGCCACCGCCGCCTCGAGCCCGGACCGCGCCGCCCGGACCAGCCAGTCGGGGAGCGGCGGGACCACCTCGTCGTCGTCGTACCGGTACGGCGTCCAGAGCCGCCCCAGGCTGAGCGTCCGTACCGACATCCTCCCCCCGCCGGGCAGCACTATCGAACGGGGGTCCCACACTGCGGCCCAGTCCACGCAGGCCCGCAGCAGATACTCCTGCTGCGCGCGGTCCATCCACCCCGGCACGTGCACCGCGCCGGGAGCCAGGATCGCCGGCGGGCGGTCGATCCCGAAGAGGGGGTCCGTCACCGACGGTCCACGCCGAGCACCGCCCATGCCTGCTCCGCCAGCGCCGGTGTCGCGGCGGCCACCACCGTGCCGCCGTCCAGCGGCTGCCGACCGTCCGGACCGGTGATCACGCCGCCCGCGGCTTCGATGATCGGGATGAGCGCCACGATGTCGTAGGAGTTCAGGTCGGACTCGACCACCAGGTCGACCCGGCCCGCGGCGAGCATGCAATAGGCGTAGCAGTCACCGCCGAAGCGCTGCAGGCGGACCCGACGGCCGAGGGCGTCGTAGCAGCTGCGCGCCTCGCCGTCGTCCCCGAACATCGACGGGTGGGTGGTGTACATGATCGCCTCGGACAGCTCGTCACACCCCGACACGTGGAGATCGAACGCCTCCGGTCCGTCCGATCGGCGACGCACGGTGGCACGGCCGTGGACCGCGGAGAAGGTTTCCCCCAGAACCGGTTGGTCCATCCACCCGGCCACCGCGCGGCCGTCCTCCACCACGCCGACGAGCGTGCCCCACCCCGCCATCCCCGTGAGGAAGGCCTTGGTGCCGTCGATCGGGTCGAGGTACCAGGTACGGGAGGCGTCCGCGGGGCCGGACTCGCCGTTCTCCTCCCCCACCACCCGGTCCCCCGGCGCCATGGACGAGATCCCGGCCCGCAGCAGCGCCTCGATGTCGCGGTCGGCCTCGGTGACCGGGTCGTACCCCCGCTCACCGCCCTTGTCGCCGGCGACCAACGCCTCGAGCTCGCCGTGGAAGTGCCGACGGGCGATCCGGCCGGTGGCGGCGAGCAGCTCGTCGAGGCGCTCGATCAGGTCGTGGTCCAGGGGGCGGTCGGGCCTCGCAGTCATGGCCCCATGGTGCATCACGGTCGCCGTCGGCACACCGGATCGCACCGCGACATCCTCGTTCCCACCCCTCTACACGTGCCCATCCGGATAGCGTGAGCGGACCCAACCACACGGACGGAGCCGAGATGTGATGACCGACCTCGTGGACTTCATCTCCACCCGCCGGCTCCAGCTCGCCACGGACTCCTGGCAGCACGTCAGCGCGACCGTGCAGGCGGTCCTGCTGGCCACGCTGCTCTCGGTGGCGGTCGGCGTGGCGGTGTACCGCAGCAGGGCCGGATCCGCAGTGGCCACCGGGGTGGCGGCCACGGCGCTGACGGTGCCCTCGTTCGCACTCCTGGGGTTGCTGATCCCGATCCTGGGGCTGGGCGTGCTGCCCACCATGACCGCGCTGGTCATCTACGCCGTGCTGCCGATCCTGCGCAACACCATCGTCGGACTCGACGCCGTCCCCGCCGCCACGGTCGACGCCGCGCGAGGTGTCGGGATGAGCCGGATCGGGGTGTTGGGCCGGGTCGAGATCCCACTGGCGTGGCCGTCGATCCTCGCCGGGATCCGGATCTCCACACAGATGTCCATGGGCATCCTCGCCATCGCCGCCTACGCCAAGGGCCCGGGGCTGGGGAACCTGATCTTCGCCGGACTCTCCCGGGTGGGAACGCCCACCGCCCTCCCGATGGCGCTCACGGCGACCGTCCTCATCGTCGTCCTCGCGCTCGTCCTCGACGCACTCCTCGTCCTGCTCGGACGCCTGACCATCAGGGGGAACCAGTGACCACACCCACCGCGCACGACGCCGACGAGGCCGTGTCCGGGGTGCCCATCACCCTGGACGACGTCACCAAGATCTACCCCGGCCAGGAACGACCGGCCGTCGACCACGTCTCGCTGGAGCTGCCCGCCGGCCGGACCACCGTCTTCGTGGGACCCTCCGGCTGCGGCAAGACCACCACCATGCGGATGATCAACCGGCTGATCGAACCCACCTCCGGCACCATCACGATCGACGGCCAGGACAACCGCACCCTCGATGCCGACACCCTGCGCCGGCACATCGGCTACGCCATCCAGGCCTCCGGCCTGTTCCCACACATGACGGTCGCCCAGAACGTCGGGACCGTGCCCCGGCTGCTCAAGTGGAAGAGATCGCGCATCTCAGAACGCGTGGACCAGATGCTGGAGTTGGTGGGCCTGGACCCCGGCGACTACCGCGACCGCTACCCCGCCCAGCTCTCCGGCGGCCAGCAGCAGCGGGTCGGGGTGGCGCGGGCCCTGGCCGCCGACCCGCCGGTGCTGCTCATGGACGAGCCGTTCGGCGCCGTGGACCCCATCACCCGCGCCTCGCTGCAGGACGAACTGATCCGCCTGCAGGACGAGTTGCACAAGACCATCGTCTTTGTCACCCACGACTTCAACGAGGCGGTCAGGCTCGGCGACCGGATCGCCGTCCTGGGACCCGGGTCATCGGTGCTGCAGTTCGACTCCCCCGAGGCGATCCTGGCCAACCCGGCCGACGAGACCGTGGCCGGCTTCATCGGCGACGACGCCGCGTTGAAGACTCTGACCCTCCGGCGCGTGGGGGACGTGGACCTGGGGCGGGCGACGACGGCGAGGGAATCCGAGGACCCGGCCGATTTCGCCTCCCGCGTGCGCGGGACCGACGACGAGTGGGCCGTGGTGCTCGACGACTCCGGACGGCCGCTGCGCTGGGTGCGCGGGGACCTGGTGGCCCGGATGCCCGACCTGCGCTCGGGCGGTCAGCCGGTGGCCGGCACCGTCACGGTCGACTCCACGCTCCAGGAGGCGCTCGACGGGCTGCTCTCCACCGCCAGCGCCACCACCGTGGTGGTGGACCGGTCCGGGGCGTACCGGGGCACGATCGGGATCGACGACCTGGTGGGCGAGCTCCGGCGCATCCATCACCACCACAACGAGCCCGGTGCCGCGGACCCCGGGGCGCCCTCGTGAGCGCCGCGGCGACCGCGTCCCGTGCAGCCTCCCGCGCGGACTCGGCCCGGCTGGTGGTGCAGCCGGTGCTCATCACGCTGGCCGCGGTGGGCGTGCTGTGGTGGGCCTTCGGAACCGAACTCGACGAGACCCAGAGGGCCTCGCTCAACGCCTCGTCCATCACCCTGCGGACCGTCGAACACGTCCAGATCACCTTCACCGTGGCCGCGATCGTGGTCGCGGTGGGAGTTCCGCTGGGGATCCTGCTCACCCGCCGCCGGATGGGTTTCCTCGCGCCCGTCGCCATCGGGATCGCCAACATCGGCCAGGCGGCGCCGGCGATCGGGCTCATCGTCCTGTTGTTCCTGGCCACCAACCGGACCGGCTTCTGGATCGGCGTACTGCCCGTGGCCGTGTACTCGCTGCTCCCGGTGCTGCGCAACACGATCGTGGGGATCCGGAACGTCGACCCCGCGCTGATCGACGCGGCGCGGGGTCAGGGCATGACGACGAGCCGGGTCCTGCGCACGGTGGAGTTGCCGCTCGCGGTGCCGTTCATCCTGGCCGGGCTGCGCACGACGCTGGTGTTGGCGGTGGGCACGGCCACCCTGAGCTTCCTGGTGGACGCGGGCGGCCTGGGGATCTTCATCGACACCGGATACCGACTCCAGGACACCACCACCCTGGTGGTGGGTTCGGTGCTGGCGGTGTGCCTGGCGCTGCTGGTCGACTGGCTCGGCGGTGTGGGCGAGGTCCTGTTCAACCCGAGGGGACTGCGATGACGGTGATGAAGCGACTCCTGACCTCGTGTCTGGCCACCGTGCTGGTGGCGACCGGCTGCGGGCTGAGCGACGGCGGATCCGTGCCGCTGCCCGTGGGACCCGGCCCGGACGGCACCGTCCCGGCTCTGGAGGGCGTCCGCGTGACGGTCGGCGGCAAGGACTTCACCGAGGGCGTGATCAGCAGTTACCTGGTCGAGTTCCTCCTGGCCGCCGCCGGGATGGAGGTCTCCGACATGTCCTCCCTGGCCGGGTCCAACAGTTTCCGGCAGGCCCTGATCACCGGTCAGGTCGACATCGGGATGGAGTACACGGGCACCGCCTGGATGAGCTACCTCGGCAACTCCGAACCAGTCCGGGACCCCGAGGCGCAATGGGTGGCCGTCCGGGACGCCGACCTCGAGGCCCACGACATCCGGTGGCTACCACCGACCACCGTCGACAACACCTACTCGTTCGCCATGAACCGGGCCACCGCGGAGGAGACCGGGATCCGCACGTTCTCCGACTACGCCCGGCTCGTCCAGACCGATCCAGCATCCGCGGTGACCTGCATGGAGACCGAGTTCTCCGTGCGCCGCGACGGCTGGCCGGGGCTGGCCGAGGCCTACGGTTTCGATGCGGACACCGTCCCGGTGCCGATCATGCAGCCCGGGATCATCTACCAGGCCACCGCCACCGGCCGGGAGTGCCGCTTCGGGGAGGTCTACACCACAGACGGCCGGGTCAAGGGCCTCGACCTGGTGGTCCTGGAGGACGACCAGCGCTTCTTCCCCGTCTACAACCTCGCCACTGTCGTGCGGGGCGAATTCCTGGACGCCCACCCGGAGATCGAGGAGGTCCTGGCGCCACTCGTCGAGGTCCTGGACAACGAGGTGATGGTGGAACTCAACATGCGAGTCGACGTCGACGGCGACGATCCGGCGCTGGTCGCGAGGGATTTCCTGGTGGATCGGGGACTGGTATCGGCGGACTGACCGCACTGCTGGCCGTGCAACCGGCGGCGAAGTGGCGAACAATCGAGGTCAGGTATCCGAGGAGGACACACACATGACCAGGAATTCGCTGGGTTCGCTACCGAGGTCGGCGGCGCGGCTGCCCCGGATGGCGCCGGACATGGCACAGCTTCCGGCCGGGAGGATCGTCACCCTCACCGACGACGTCACGACCAGGCTCTACGACACCGGCGAGGAGCACCTCACCCCGGTCGTCCTGCTCCACGGCATGGCCGCCACCGGGATGCTCAACTGGTATCAGACCTTCCAGCGCCTGCAGGGCGAGTACCGGCTCATCGCCTTTGACCAGCGCCGCCACGGAATGGGCCACGGTGGCCCGTTCGACTTCACGGCCCTGAGCGAGGACGTACTGCGGGTGGCCGACCACCTGGAACTGGACAAGCCGGTCGTCGGCGGCTACTCGATGGGAGGAATCGTCGCCCAACTCGCGGCCCGGCGGGACCCCTCCCGGCTCGGCGGACTGGTGCTGGCCGCGACGGGCACCGGCGCCGAGCGCAACGCCCTGGAGAAGATCACCCTCGGCGGGTTCCTGCGGTCGAGTCCACTGCTCAACGCGGTGCCCGTCGAGGTCGCCCGGGAGATCGACGACGAGGTGCTCAGTGCCCACACCTGGGCGCTTCGGGAGTTGTCCTCGGTGTCGTTCGCCACGCACCGGACCGTGATCGGGGAGGTGGCCCGGTTCAACTCCACGTCATGGCT
This Dietzia psychralcaliphila DNA region includes the following protein-coding sequences:
- a CDS encoding alpha/beta fold hydrolase; this translates as MTRNSLGSLPRSAARLPRMAPDMAQLPAGRIVTLTDDVTTRLYDTGEEHLTPVVLLHGMAATGMLNWYQTFQRLQGEYRLIAFDQRRHGMGHGGPFDFTALSEDVLRVADHLELDKPVVGGYSMGGIVAQLAARRDPSRLGGLVLAATGTGAERNALEKITLGGFLRSSPLLNAVPVEVAREIDDEVLSAHTWALRELSSVSFATHRTVIGEVARFNSTSWLHELDLPVAIVKTMRDIAFPRWIQDEMADLLPHSAVFPISAGHAACATHPGTFARRMRTGIGWVVSNSH
- a CDS encoding alpha-ketoglutarate-dependent dioxygenase AlkB family protein — its product is MTDPLFGIDRPPAILAPGAVHVPGWMDRAQQEYLLRACVDWAAVWDPRSIVLPGGGRMSVRTLSLGRLWTPYRYDDDEVVPPLPDWLVRAARSGLEAAVAVDPSLREPAYTPDAALVNLYGRGATMGMHQDRDEASSAPVVSLSLGDACTFRFGTPQHRGRPYTDVRLESGDLVVFGGPSRLAFHGVPKVVDGTAPAWCREVLGAEPGRVNITLRVTRPPTLGQ
- a CDS encoding ABC transporter ATP-binding protein, which codes for MTTPTAHDADEAVSGVPITLDDVTKIYPGQERPAVDHVSLELPAGRTTVFVGPSGCGKTTTMRMINRLIEPTSGTITIDGQDNRTLDADTLRRHIGYAIQASGLFPHMTVAQNVGTVPRLLKWKRSRISERVDQMLELVGLDPGDYRDRYPAQLSGGQQQRVGVARALAADPPVLLMDEPFGAVDPITRASLQDELIRLQDELHKTIVFVTHDFNEAVRLGDRIAVLGPGSSVLQFDSPEAILANPADETVAGFIGDDAALKTLTLRRVGDVDLGRATTARESEDPADFASRVRGTDDEWAVVLDDSGRPLRWVRGDLVARMPDLRSGGQPVAGTVTVDSTLQEALDGLLSTASATTVVVDRSGAYRGTIGIDDLVGELRRIHHHHNEPGAADPGAPS
- a CDS encoding ABC transporter permease translates to MSAAATASRAASRADSARLVVQPVLITLAAVGVLWWAFGTELDETQRASLNASSITLRTVEHVQITFTVAAIVVAVGVPLGILLTRRRMGFLAPVAIGIANIGQAAPAIGLIVLLFLATNRTGFWIGVLPVAVYSLLPVLRNTIVGIRNVDPALIDAARGQGMTTSRVLRTVELPLAVPFILAGLRTTLVLAVGTATLSFLVDAGGLGIFIDTGYRLQDTTTLVVGSVLAVCLALLVDWLGGVGEVLFNPRGLR
- a CDS encoding ABC transporter permease, which gives rise to MTDLVDFISTRRLQLATDSWQHVSATVQAVLLATLLSVAVGVAVYRSRAGSAVATGVAATALTVPSFALLGLLIPILGLGVLPTMTALVIYAVLPILRNTIVGLDAVPAATVDAARGVGMSRIGVLGRVEIPLAWPSILAGIRISTQMSMGILAIAAYAKGPGLGNLIFAGLSRVGTPTALPMALTATVLIVVLALVLDALLVLLGRLTIRGNQ
- a CDS encoding PIG-L deacetylase family protein, translating into MTPPEPFPTDWTRCLVLVAHPDDPEYGMSAAVARWTTEGRHVVYVLASSGEAGIEGMPPSIAGPVREEEQRRSSAIVGVDEVEFLGFPDSRIVNDASLRDAVADSIRRHRPDIVISLYSGPEWAPGAPNQSDHMEFGVAVGAAYDDLVAAVGVDAAEGRPKMWFESSPEPTHYVDVEGFVEPAVEALAEHKEYLSVLDPGTPVREQARRQVESVCAPREDLAGTRHVVSFRRMRP
- a CDS encoding phospholipase D family protein produces the protein MAFTEWLLSAHERGNPDTRLDSRHPGDRAWSEGNEVRPLVHGSTYFSELHEKIEATGEGDLILFTDWRGDADEQLTGEPGSEVSVVLRRAVDRGVAVHGLVWRSHSGMDEFSHEENRELGRKVDDRGGNVLLDMRVPPRGSHHQKLVVIRHAGAPERDVAYVGGIDLSHSRRDDARHLGDPQAQAMSDVYGPTPPWHDVQCAISGPAVYDAETAFRERWEDPTPLTYSPRRHRADRDHVDVHAESLPEQAPPPPAVPGGTHVVQLLRTYAGRGVREAYPFARRGERSIARGYAKAFERARHLIYVEDQYLWSRAIADSFVECLQRDEGLHMIVVMPRWTDSDNLLSRIPQLLGRQRAMGRLAAAAPGRVAFYAPENLQGTPVYVHAKVCVVDDTWCTVGSDNFSRRSWTHDSELSAVVVDTAAPDHSPFARRLRLVLASEHLDRSVDGPTFPGDVSEIADRASALPDDDEIARVMADCLDAEGTFRAFADSAAALEEWHLGGRRGERPPGRLRPLDPPRLNPVTMALAFPVYRWLHDPDSRPWRLRLRGRY
- a CDS encoding glycine betaine ABC transporter substrate-binding protein, which encodes MTVMKRLLTSCLATVLVATGCGLSDGGSVPLPVGPGPDGTVPALEGVRVTVGGKDFTEGVISSYLVEFLLAAAGMEVSDMSSLAGSNSFRQALITGQVDIGMEYTGTAWMSYLGNSEPVRDPEAQWVAVRDADLEAHDIRWLPPTTVDNTYSFAMNRATAEETGIRTFSDYARLVQTDPASAVTCMETEFSVRRDGWPGLAEAYGFDADTVPVPIMQPGIIYQATATGRECRFGEVYTTDGRVKGLDLVVLEDDQRFFPVYNLATVVRGEFLDAHPEIEEVLAPLVEVLDNEVMVELNMRVDVDGDDPALVARDFLVDRGLVSAD
- a CDS encoding inositol monophosphatase family protein yields the protein MTARPDRPLDHDLIERLDELLAATGRIARRHFHGELEALVAGDKGGERGYDPVTEADRDIEALLRAGISSMAPGDRVVGEENGESGPADASRTWYLDPIDGTKAFLTGMAGWGTLVGVVEDGRAVAGWMDQPVLGETFSAVHGRATVRRRSDGPEAFDLHVSGCDELSEAIMYTTHPSMFGDDGEARSCYDALGRRVRLQRFGGDCYAYCMLAAGRVDLVVESDLNSYDIVALIPIIEAAGGVITGPDGRQPLDGGTVVAAATPALAEQAWAVLGVDRR
- a CDS encoding APA family fibronectin-binding glycoprotein — protein: MNSGRMNARHTPSSGRNRTLLMVALVAVLAVAAAVLTVVVSSATYSPGARTLSPKTQVAAGSDHDDPYSGLVIRVPEGWGAESGELVFGTTALTPVGGGEAGGGEAGRSEGVVLAGALTEDLFDPGNPDNRQAAITLASGMGQFLLPVPGQPVEERAEEITTRVGDGWSVSFRVLPAVQQDLIGPEGALVYSAVVGEGGQRYWLTYIGLPGDGTVSSPHAEWADEIVERLRPIPEGYYAPLGQPGAPA